The following coding sequences are from one Hyalangium gracile window:
- a CDS encoding INSIG family protein → MHGRRLRLVRTALILTGLGATLGSLLDGIHSHFGALTYTTPFMARAAWWVPLLFAGAYAGGVARPLLGRDEPPLPAWKAALGMGLFIAAYWLTVAPWAWTLRSAILGGIFVLGWWICDRTLLGVGIAVLTAILGPTVEILLVHAGTFVHHEVLFLGIPGWLPFLYLSAAVGLGSLARWLAAPSAEESASSDSAHVAPHLP, encoded by the coding sequence ATGCACGGAAGAAGGCTTCGCCTCGTCAGAACCGCCCTCATCCTCACCGGCCTGGGGGCGACGCTGGGCTCCCTGCTCGACGGCATCCACTCGCACTTCGGTGCGTTGACCTATACGACGCCCTTCATGGCCAGGGCCGCCTGGTGGGTGCCGCTGCTGTTCGCCGGTGCCTATGCCGGAGGTGTCGCGCGGCCGTTGCTCGGGCGGGACGAGCCTCCGCTGCCCGCGTGGAAGGCTGCCCTGGGCATGGGGCTGTTCATCGCGGCCTACTGGCTCACCGTGGCGCCCTGGGCCTGGACCCTGCGCTCCGCCATCCTGGGCGGCATCTTCGTGCTTGGTTGGTGGATCTGCGATCGGACGCTGCTCGGCGTGGGCATCGCGGTGCTCACCGCCATCCTCGGTCCCACTGTCGAGATCCTGCTCGTGCACGCGGGCACCTTCGTCCACCACGAGGTGCTCTTCCTGGGCATCCCCGGCTGGCTGCCCTTCCTCTACCTCTCGGCGGCGGTGGGGCTCGGCAGTCTCGCCCGGTGGCTCGCGGCTCCGTCCGCGGAGGAGAGCGCGTCGAGCGACTCAGCGCACGTCGCTCCACACCTGCCGTGA
- a CDS encoding CHAP domain-containing protein has translation MYRRILLSVMVGVLLLRGPEAEAARRGVGDARSQIGRKAVSRAAMWVGLPSLARVSREVNDDCSGLTYLAYWRPGLNLLPEEVRPGESGVAAMYRKAQALGALRSQPRPGDLVFFQETYDRNRDGRRNDGLTHVGVVERVAPDGLVTFVHRAGGGVKRSKLHLSLRDVRRDGKGRVLNDWLRRPDKKGPGQLAGELVVGFATVDERWVTPEPPRTARRATARR, from the coding sequence GTGTACCGACGAATCCTGCTGAGTGTGATGGTGGGCGTGCTGCTGTTGCGTGGGCCAGAGGCCGAGGCAGCGCGCCGGGGCGTGGGTGATGCGCGATCCCAGATCGGTCGCAAGGCCGTCTCTCGCGCGGCGATGTGGGTGGGGCTGCCGTCGCTCGCCCGGGTGAGCCGCGAGGTGAATGACGACTGCTCCGGGCTGACCTACCTGGCCTACTGGAGGCCGGGGTTGAACCTGCTGCCCGAGGAGGTGCGGCCCGGAGAGAGCGGGGTGGCGGCCATGTACCGCAAGGCCCAGGCGCTGGGTGCGCTCCGCTCGCAGCCGCGCCCTGGAGATCTCGTCTTCTTCCAGGAGACGTACGATCGCAACCGCGACGGGCGGCGCAACGACGGGCTCACGCACGTGGGAGTGGTGGAGCGCGTGGCGCCCGATGGCCTGGTGACGTTCGTGCACCGCGCGGGGGGCGGAGTGAAGCGCTCGAAGTTGCACCTGTCCCTGCGGGATGTCCGGCGAGATGGGAAGGGCCGCGTGCTCAACGACTGGCTGCGGCGCCCGGACAAGAAGGGGCCGGGACAGCTCGCGGGTGAGCTGGTGGTGGGCTTCGCCACGGTGGACGAGCGGTGGGTGACGCCGGAGCCTCCTCGCACCGCGCGTCGGGCCACGGCGCGACGCTGA
- a CDS encoding ABC transporter permease, whose product MDHLLQDARYALRLLRKTPGFALAAVLALALGIGANSAVFSVVNGVLLRPLPFAEPERLVRIFGNFPSLGLNNIPTSVLEFRDYQERPRTLESVGAYAVADITLTGQDVPERLRATLASASLLPTLGVSPMMGRGFSPEEETQGRDRVVVLTHRVWRGRFGAKPDILGTTLSLDGQPYTVVGVLPAGFEYPQRTDLYVPFAPTPELLEPPARGQRFLDIVARLKPGVTVEGARKDMQRVVADMLAANPQGYGTKGGWHNTVLSMEEQTVGGVRSTLWLLLGAVGFVLLIACTNVANLLLARAAARSREISIRAALGAGRRRLMTQFLTESLVLALSGGVLGLLLAMWGMDVLLAIIGDGLPRAAEVRLDGRVVVFTAAISVLTGVLFGLVPALQASRADLHGAMREGERGTTGHGSGRVRSVLVVSQVALALVLLVGAGLFLRSFVALQAVDAGFEPQGVLTARLSLPEERYSEEPKRAAVLREFLERARAAPGVEAAGLSTLLPLTGRSDWTTQVEGKPMSPGDPERPAVEYRVVSADYLQVLRVPLLRGRMLSDSDGFTAPHAVVINETMARAFFPGEEALGQRIRPQSRTPDAPWATVVGIVKDVREWGLDVPARATAYYSVLQRPVLGAYLVVRTRQAPESLLATLQAELRAVDRDLPLYDVAPMEAVVDGSVAQRRFSMVLLMIFAGVAVVLASLGIYGVIAYTVTQRTRELGIRMALGARQGDVLGLVVKHGMRLTLLGVGVGLLLALGLGRLLSALLYGVQAHDPLTFVGVAALLAGVALLASWLPARRAAKVDPALTLRAE is encoded by the coding sequence ATGGATCACCTCCTTCAGGACGCGCGCTACGCGCTGCGCCTCCTTCGCAAGACGCCGGGCTTCGCCTTGGCCGCGGTGCTGGCGCTGGCGCTCGGCATTGGCGCGAACAGCGCGGTCTTCAGTGTCGTGAATGGCGTGCTGCTGCGCCCGCTGCCCTTCGCCGAGCCGGAGCGGCTGGTGCGCATCTTCGGGAACTTCCCCAGCCTGGGGCTGAACAACATTCCAACCTCGGTGCTCGAGTTCCGGGACTACCAGGAGCGGCCACGGACGCTGGAGTCGGTGGGGGCCTACGCCGTGGCGGACATCACGCTCACGGGCCAGGACGTGCCCGAGCGCCTGCGCGCCACCCTCGCCTCCGCCTCCCTGCTCCCCACGCTCGGCGTGTCGCCGATGATGGGCCGCGGGTTCTCTCCGGAGGAGGAGACGCAGGGCCGGGATCGGGTGGTCGTCCTCACGCACCGGGTGTGGCGCGGGCGCTTCGGCGCCAAGCCGGACATCCTGGGCACGACGCTGAGCCTGGACGGACAGCCCTACACGGTGGTGGGCGTGTTGCCCGCGGGCTTCGAGTACCCCCAGCGGACGGACCTCTACGTGCCCTTCGCGCCCACGCCGGAGCTGCTCGAGCCGCCGGCCCGGGGCCAGCGCTTCCTGGACATCGTGGCCCGCCTGAAGCCGGGGGTGACGGTGGAGGGCGCGCGCAAGGACATGCAGCGCGTGGTGGCGGACATGCTGGCGGCGAACCCCCAGGGCTATGGCACGAAGGGGGGGTGGCACAACACCGTGCTGTCCATGGAGGAGCAGACGGTGGGCGGGGTGCGCTCCACGCTGTGGCTGTTGCTGGGCGCGGTGGGCTTCGTGCTCCTCATCGCCTGCACCAACGTGGCGAACCTGCTGCTGGCCCGGGCCGCGGCGCGCAGCCGGGAGATCTCCATCCGCGCGGCGCTCGGGGCGGGCCGTAGGCGCCTGATGACGCAGTTCCTGACGGAGAGCCTGGTGCTCGCCCTGTCGGGAGGCGTGCTCGGCCTGCTGCTGGCGATGTGGGGCATGGACGTGCTGCTGGCCATCATTGGTGACGGGCTGCCGAGGGCCGCCGAGGTGCGGCTGGACGGCCGGGTGGTGGTGTTCACCGCGGCCATCTCGGTGCTGACGGGAGTGCTCTTCGGGCTGGTGCCCGCGCTCCAGGCGAGCCGCGCGGATCTGCACGGCGCGATGCGCGAGGGCGAGCGAGGCACGACGGGCCACGGCTCGGGGCGGGTGCGCTCCGTGCTGGTGGTGTCCCAGGTGGCGCTGGCGCTGGTGCTGCTGGTGGGCGCGGGCCTCTTCCTGCGCAGCTTCGTGGCGCTGCAGGCGGTGGATGCGGGCTTCGAGCCCCAGGGAGTCCTCACCGCGCGGCTGTCCCTGCCTGAGGAGCGCTACAGCGAGGAGCCCAAGCGCGCGGCGGTGCTCCGAGAGTTCCTGGAGCGGGCGCGGGCGGCGCCTGGCGTGGAGGCCGCGGGCCTGTCGACGCTGCTGCCGCTCACGGGCCGCAGTGACTGGACCACGCAGGTGGAAGGCAAGCCCATGTCACCGGGCGATCCGGAACGTCCGGCGGTGGAGTACCGGGTCGTGAGCGCGGACTACCTCCAGGTGCTCCGCGTGCCGCTGCTTCGGGGGCGGATGCTCTCGGACTCGGATGGCTTCACCGCGCCTCATGCGGTGGTCATCAACGAGACGATGGCCCGCGCCTTCTTCCCGGGGGAGGAGGCGCTCGGCCAGCGCATCCGTCCCCAGAGCCGCACGCCGGATGCGCCGTGGGCCACGGTGGTGGGCATCGTGAAGGACGTGAGGGAGTGGGGGCTGGATGTTCCCGCGCGTGCCACCGCCTATTACTCGGTGTTGCAGCGGCCGGTGCTGGGGGCCTACCTCGTCGTTCGCACCCGCCAGGCGCCGGAGTCGCTGCTGGCGACGCTGCAGGCCGAGCTGCGCGCGGTGGATCGGGATCTGCCGCTGTATGACGTGGCGCCCATGGAGGCGGTGGTGGACGGCTCGGTGGCCCAGCGCCGCTTCTCCATGGTGCTGCTGATGATCTTCGCGGGCGTGGCGGTGGTGCTCGCCTCGCTGGGCATCTATGGCGTCATCGCCTACACGGTGACACAGCGCACCCGGGAGCTGGGCATCCGCATGGCGCTGGGGGCGCGCCAGGGGGACGTGCTGGGGCTGGTGGTGAAGCACGGCATGCGCCTGACCCTGCTGGGCGTGGGCGTGGGCCTGCTGCTGGCGCTGGGCCTGGGGCGGCTGCTGAGCGCGCTCCTCTATGGAGTGCAGGCGCATGATCCGCTGACCTTCGTGGGCGTGGCCGCGCTGCTGGCGGGCGTGGCGCTGCTGGCCAGCTGGCTGCCGGCGCGCCGCGCGGCGAAGGTGGACCCCGCTTTGACCTTGCGTGCGGAGTGA
- a CDS encoding imidazoleglycerol-phosphate dehydratase, which translates to MTVVTRETKETQIRVELTRGQGLAKVDTGLKFFDHMLGTFAKYAGLDLNLHARGDLRHHIMEDVAIAVGTAVYQVIPPTAARYGERTIPMDDALVHAAIDTCGRFYYRGPLRNRLYDHWMRSFCEHAKVTLHIRVLRGRDSHHLTEAAFKAVGLALRDALVDSGTVFSTKGSVALEVK; encoded by the coding sequence ATGACGGTCGTGACTCGAGAGACGAAGGAGACCCAGATCCGCGTCGAGCTGACGCGCGGTCAGGGCCTGGCCAAGGTGGACACCGGTCTGAAGTTCTTCGACCACATGCTGGGCACCTTCGCGAAGTACGCGGGGCTGGACCTCAACCTCCACGCTCGCGGAGACCTGCGCCACCACATCATGGAGGACGTGGCCATCGCCGTTGGCACCGCCGTGTACCAGGTCATCCCGCCCACCGCCGCGCGCTACGGCGAGCGCACCATCCCCATGGACGACGCGCTGGTGCACGCGGCCATCGACACCTGCGGGCGCTTCTACTACCGCGGCCCGCTGCGCAACCGGCTGTATGACCACTGGATGCGCTCGTTCTGCGAGCACGCCAAGGTGACGCTCCACATCCGCGTCCTCCGGGGCCGCGACAGCCACCACCTCACCGAGGCGGCCTTCAAGGCCGTGGGGCTCGCCCTGCGCGACGCGCTGGTGGACTCGGGGACGGTGTTCAGCACCAAGGGCTCGGTCGCCCTGGAGGTGAAGTGA
- a CDS encoding 1-(5-phosphoribosyl)-5-[(5-phosphoribosylamino)methylideneamino]imidazole-4-carboxamide isomerase: MIAIPAIDLREGACVQLVGGSYDAERVRVNDPLDALKKWRALGFKTFHVVDLDAALGKGSNQEAISRLLSHEPGLTFTVGGGVRDTARVEAVLASGASFVVVGTRAIEDTAWLSEVASRFPGKVVVAADVKGREVVTRGWTAGSARDIAAVLAALEPLPLGGLLVTAVHKEGQMGGVDLPLMQEVVRGSRHRIYASGGVTTLEDLRALADAGAHGAVIGMALYTGKLDAASVAREFA; this comes from the coding sequence GTGATCGCCATTCCGGCCATCGACCTGCGCGAGGGCGCGTGCGTGCAGCTCGTGGGCGGCTCGTACGACGCCGAGCGCGTGCGCGTGAATGATCCGCTCGACGCGCTGAAGAAGTGGCGGGCCCTGGGCTTCAAGACGTTCCATGTGGTGGATCTCGACGCCGCGCTGGGCAAGGGCTCCAACCAGGAGGCCATCTCCCGGCTGCTGAGCCACGAGCCGGGCCTCACCTTCACCGTGGGCGGCGGCGTGCGGGACACGGCCCGGGTGGAGGCGGTGCTCGCAAGCGGTGCCTCGTTCGTGGTGGTGGGCACGAGGGCCATCGAGGACACCGCCTGGCTGTCCGAGGTCGCCAGCCGCTTCCCGGGCAAGGTGGTGGTGGCCGCGGACGTGAAGGGACGCGAGGTGGTGACGCGCGGCTGGACGGCCGGGAGCGCCCGGGACATCGCCGCCGTGCTCGCCGCGCTGGAGCCTCTGCCCCTGGGCGGACTGCTCGTCACCGCCGTCCACAAGGAGGGGCAGATGGGAGGCGTGGACCTGCCGCTGATGCAGGAGGTGGTGCGGGGCAGCCGGCACCGCATCTACGCCTCGGGCGGGGTGACGACGCTGGAGGATCTCCGGGCCCTGGCGGATGCGGGGGCCCACGGCGCCGTCATCGGCATGGCGCTCTACACCGGGAAGCTCGACGCGGCCTCGGTCGCACGGGAGTTCGCATGA
- the hisN gene encoding histidinol-phosphatase: protein MTTETQGLMQAAAEVARKSGDVALDFFRKGVSVDIKGDGTPVTVADRTSEQTAREWIEARFPQDGILGEEFGETRKGAQRRWILDPIDGTKTFIRGVPLWGTLVAVAEGERILAGAAYFPAVGDLLVASPGAGCYWNDKRTKVSSVSDLSQAVVLSTDERFIQSPERGNAWRALAAKAAMDRTWGDCYGYLLVATGRAEVMVDEFLSPWDAAALQPIIEEAGGVFSDWTGARTSFGGNGIATNGALATQVRELLGATKRQ, encoded by the coding sequence ATGACGACGGAGACGCAGGGATTGATGCAGGCGGCCGCCGAGGTGGCTCGGAAGTCCGGGGACGTGGCGCTCGACTTCTTCCGCAAGGGCGTCAGCGTGGACATCAAGGGAGACGGCACGCCGGTGACGGTGGCGGACCGCACCTCCGAGCAGACCGCGCGCGAGTGGATCGAGGCGCGCTTCCCCCAGGACGGTATTCTTGGCGAGGAGTTCGGCGAGACGCGCAAGGGCGCCCAGCGCCGGTGGATCCTGGACCCCATCGACGGCACCAAGACGTTCATCCGCGGCGTCCCGCTCTGGGGCACGCTGGTGGCCGTGGCCGAGGGCGAGCGCATCCTCGCCGGAGCCGCGTACTTCCCGGCCGTGGGAGATCTGCTGGTGGCCTCGCCCGGCGCCGGCTGCTACTGGAACGACAAGCGGACCAAGGTGTCCTCCGTGTCGGACCTGTCCCAGGCGGTGGTGCTCTCCACGGACGAGCGCTTCATCCAGTCCCCGGAGCGGGGCAACGCCTGGCGGGCGCTCGCGGCCAAGGCGGCCATGGATCGCACCTGGGGTGACTGCTACGGCTACCTGCTGGTGGCCACGGGCCGCGCCGAGGTGATGGTGGACGAGTTCCTCTCGCCCTGGGACGCGGCGGCGCTGCAGCCCATCATCGAGGAGGCGGGCGGGGTGTTCTCCGACTGGACGGGGGCGCGCACCTCGTTCGGCGGCAACGGCATTGCGACGAACGGAGCGCTCGCCACACAGGTGCGCGAGCTGCTCGGCGCCACGAAGAGGCAGTGA
- a CDS encoding HlyD family secretion protein produces the protein MARPSLCHSPVDIPRTRKPNRKPWIFGALGVLALAGVTLGLSQLRAAAPTVERGSVWMDTVKRGPMLRQVKGAGTLVPEHIRWLTADTAGRVERIHVRPGAPVQPDTLLMELSNPDVQLQALEAERQLASAEAELIALRTSLETQRISQEGAIASLEAESAHAGRQAQATVALLDRAYVPTLEAQQAREKAGELSTRLELERRRLNVLQASTREQLAAQQGQIERLKAVARFRRTQVESMQVKAGEAGVLTELPLELGQWVTPGTVLAKVVKPERLKAELRIAETQARDIQVGQKAQVDTRNGVVEGTVARVAPAASQGTVRVEVTLPAELPRGARPDLTVEGTVELERLGDVLSVGRPAGAQPNSTVSLFRLMPGSDEAVRVPVQLGRGSVNAIEVVQGLTEGDQVVLSDMTAWDAVDRVRVR, from the coding sequence TTGGCACGGCCTTCGCTTTGTCACTCGCCCGTGGACATTCCTCGGACTCGCAAACCCAACCGCAAGCCCTGGATCTTCGGAGCCCTCGGGGTGCTCGCGCTCGCGGGTGTGACGCTGGGCCTCTCCCAGCTCCGCGCCGCCGCACCCACGGTGGAGCGGGGCAGCGTGTGGATGGATACGGTGAAGCGCGGCCCCATGCTGCGCCAGGTGAAGGGCGCGGGCACGCTCGTTCCCGAGCACATCCGCTGGCTCACCGCCGACACGGCGGGCCGCGTCGAGCGCATTCACGTGCGCCCGGGCGCTCCCGTGCAGCCGGACACGCTCCTGATGGAGCTGTCCAACCCGGACGTGCAGCTGCAGGCGCTCGAGGCCGAGCGCCAGCTCGCCAGCGCGGAGGCCGAGCTCATCGCCCTGCGCACCAGCCTGGAGACGCAGCGCATCTCGCAAGAGGGCGCCATCGCCAGCCTGGAGGCCGAGTCCGCCCACGCGGGCCGCCAGGCCCAGGCCACCGTGGCGCTGCTGGACCGCGCCTATGTGCCCACGCTGGAGGCCCAGCAGGCCCGGGAGAAGGCCGGGGAGCTGTCCACCCGCCTGGAGCTGGAGCGCCGGCGGCTGAACGTGCTCCAGGCCAGCACGCGAGAGCAGCTCGCGGCGCAGCAGGGACAGATCGAACGATTGAAAGCGGTCGCCCGGTTCCGACGTACACAGGTGGAGTCGATGCAGGTGAAGGCGGGCGAGGCCGGGGTGCTGACGGAGCTGCCGCTGGAGCTGGGGCAGTGGGTGACGCCGGGGACGGTGCTGGCCAAGGTGGTGAAGCCCGAGCGGCTGAAGGCGGAGCTGCGGATCGCCGAGACGCAGGCGCGGGACATCCAGGTGGGGCAGAAGGCGCAGGTGGACACGCGCAACGGGGTGGTGGAGGGCACGGTGGCGCGCGTGGCTCCGGCGGCGAGCCAGGGCACGGTGCGGGTGGAGGTGACGCTGCCGGCGGAGCTGCCCCGGGGGGCGCGGCCCGATCTCACGGTGGAGGGGACGGTGGAGCTGGAGCGGCTGGGGGATGTGCTGTCCGTCGGGCGGCCGGCGGGCGCGCAGCCGAACTCCACGGTGTCGCTCTTCCGGCTGATGCCGGGCAGCGACGAGGCCGTGCGCGTCCCGGTGCAGCTGGGCCGGGGCTCGGTGAACGCCATTGAAGTGGTGCAGGGACTTACCGAGGGCGATCAGGTAGTCCTCTCGGACATGACCGCATGGGACGCGGTGGATCGGGTAAGAGTGCGATGA
- a CDS encoding polysaccharide deacetylase family protein translates to MNRKRWGIGVLALLVVLFGLWQLSKARTFQVFGELHHRVETSEKVVALTFDDGPSPANTPPLLALLAQHQVKATFFMVGRNIEAHRELAARVISEGHQVGNHSYSHKRLVFRSPSTIQEEISRTDALLREVGARGEIFFRAPFGKKLLVLPWLLARDNRKHIIFDVVPDDHATQDASLLTSRVLEATRPGSIILLHDGWATKPGTIEATRRILEGLKAQGYRFVTVSELLALAGKGSPAPDP, encoded by the coding sequence ATGAACCGGAAACGATGGGGTATCGGAGTCCTGGCCCTCCTGGTGGTGCTGTTCGGCCTGTGGCAGCTGTCCAAGGCGCGCACCTTCCAGGTCTTCGGTGAGCTGCACCATCGCGTGGAGACGTCCGAGAAGGTGGTGGCGCTCACCTTCGATGACGGGCCGAGCCCGGCCAACACGCCCCCGCTGCTCGCGCTGCTCGCGCAGCACCAGGTGAAGGCCACCTTCTTCATGGTGGGGCGCAACATCGAGGCCCACCGCGAGCTGGCCGCGCGCGTCATCTCCGAGGGCCATCAGGTCGGCAACCACTCCTATTCGCACAAGCGGCTGGTGTTCCGCTCGCCCTCCACCATCCAGGAGGAGATCTCCCGCACGGACGCCCTGCTGCGAGAGGTGGGCGCGCGCGGGGAGATCTTCTTCCGGGCCCCGTTTGGCAAGAAGCTGCTCGTCCTGCCCTGGCTCCTGGCGCGCGACAACCGCAAGCACATCATCTTCGACGTGGTGCCGGACGACCACGCCACCCAGGATGCCTCGCTCCTCACCTCGCGCGTCCTCGAGGCCACCCGGCCGGGCTCCATCATCCTCCTGCACGACGGGTGGGCCACGAAGCCGGGCACGATCGAGGCCACCCGCCGGATTCTCGAGGGACTGAAGGCCCAGGGCTACCGGTTCGTCACCGTTTCCGAGCTGCTCGCACTGGCGGGCAAGGGGAGTCCGGCACCCGACCCGTGA
- the hisIE gene encoding bifunctional phosphoribosyl-AMP cyclohydrolase/phosphoribosyl-ATP diphosphatase HisIE, with protein MLDLSKLDFTKGNGLVTVVTQDARSGDLLMVAHADREALERTLATGEMHYRSRTRGLWHKGATSGNVQRVVSLTADCDGDAVLARVEKAGPACHTGEETCFGPGRPDALVALDTTIAERAAKAPVEGEKPSYTRRLLDDRNLRLKKIGEEAAELVTACADGDKDRAAEEAADVLYHLLVAVRPLGISLDDIKGVLARRASGSSKR; from the coding sequence ATGCTGGATCTCTCCAAGCTGGACTTCACCAAGGGCAACGGGCTGGTGACGGTGGTGACACAGGACGCTCGCTCGGGCGACCTGCTCATGGTGGCCCACGCGGACCGCGAGGCCCTGGAGCGCACCCTGGCCACCGGCGAGATGCACTACCGCTCGCGCACTCGCGGCCTGTGGCACAAGGGCGCCACCAGCGGCAACGTGCAGCGCGTGGTGTCCCTCACGGCCGACTGCGACGGCGACGCGGTGCTCGCGCGCGTGGAGAAGGCTGGACCCGCGTGCCACACGGGCGAGGAGACCTGCTTCGGCCCGGGCCGCCCGGACGCCCTGGTGGCCCTGGACACGACCATCGCCGAGCGCGCCGCCAAGGCACCCGTGGAGGGCGAGAAGCCCAGCTACACCCGCCGGCTCCTGGACGACCGCAACCTGCGCCTCAAGAAGATCGGCGAGGAGGCCGCGGAGCTGGTGACCGCCTGCGCCGACGGGGACAAGGACCGCGCCGCGGAGGAGGCGGCGGACGTGCTCTACCACCTGCTCGTGGCCGTCCGACCCCTGGGCATCTCCCTGGACGACATAAAGGGTGTGCTCGCTCGCCGGGCCTCCGGGTCCTCCAAGCGCTGA
- a CDS encoding MarR family winged helix-turn-helix transcriptional regulator, with product MSDLSEEVRVQVARLRHLLIDVGRRGVFSSPLAAPAEGNFEPLHFETLWWLRAEGFLTINLLAERLGGIAMPRMSRLVDRLEEAELVARVKIMRHDRRHVSVRLTDKGRALAEQVDGIVQERIARLLLPLAGEDRSALMDLLERWVEALGQATQQVDSESLALSASDS from the coding sequence ATGTCCGACCTGTCGGAAGAGGTGAGAGTGCAGGTGGCTCGCTTGCGTCACCTCTTGATCGATGTAGGCCGCAGAGGCGTCTTCTCCAGCCCGCTTGCGGCTCCAGCCGAAGGGAACTTCGAGCCCCTTCACTTCGAGACGCTCTGGTGGCTCCGGGCGGAGGGCTTCCTCACCATCAACCTGCTGGCGGAGCGACTGGGGGGGATTGCCATGCCCCGGATGTCTCGCCTGGTCGACCGGTTGGAGGAGGCGGAGCTGGTGGCGCGCGTGAAGATCATGCGGCATGATCGCCGGCACGTGAGTGTGCGTCTCACCGACAAGGGGCGCGCCCTGGCCGAGCAGGTCGACGGCATCGTCCAGGAGCGCATCGCCCGGTTGCTCCTCCCGCTGGCCGGAGAGGATCGCAGCGCGCTCATGGACTTGCTGGAGCGGTGGGTGGAAGCACTCGGGCAAGCGACCCAACAGGTTGACTCGGAGTCCCTGGCCCTGTCAGCTTCTGATAGCTAA
- a CDS encoding ABC transporter ATP-binding protein, whose translation MNTTVPESAKASGVAVTAPASAADAVPQKALIQLEGVTKVFETEEVETHALSDVHLTVRPGEWLSIVGPSGSGKTTLLAVLGLLDTSSKGTYLLDGKSVLDLSSTERALVRNRHIGFIFQSFNLIGDLSVFENVELPLTYRGMAADERKARVEKALERVGMSHRARHMPGQLSGGQQQRVAVARAVAGDPLILLADEPTGNLDSKNGESVMQLLSELHQGGATLIMVTHDPAQARLGTRVVSLFDGRVVQDERLR comes from the coding sequence ATGAACACGACGGTTCCGGAGAGCGCGAAGGCCAGTGGTGTGGCGGTGACGGCGCCGGCGAGCGCGGCGGACGCGGTGCCCCAGAAGGCGCTCATCCAGCTGGAGGGCGTCACCAAGGTCTTCGAGACCGAGGAGGTGGAGACGCACGCCCTCTCGGACGTGCACCTCACGGTGCGGCCGGGCGAGTGGCTGTCCATCGTGGGCCCCTCCGGCTCGGGGAAGACGACGCTGCTGGCGGTGCTGGGGCTGCTGGACACCTCCAGCAAGGGCACCTACCTGCTGGACGGCAAGTCGGTGCTGGACCTGTCCTCCACGGAGCGGGCGCTGGTGCGCAACCGGCACATCGGCTTCATCTTCCAGAGCTTCAACCTGATTGGCGACCTGTCCGTCTTCGAGAACGTGGAGCTGCCGCTCACGTATCGGGGCATGGCCGCCGACGAGCGCAAGGCGCGGGTGGAGAAGGCGCTGGAGCGCGTGGGCATGAGCCACCGGGCGCGCCACATGCCGGGGCAGCTCTCGGGCGGTCAGCAGCAGCGCGTGGCGGTGGCTCGCGCGGTGGCGGGCGATCCGCTCATCCTGCTGGCGGACGAGCCCACCGGTAACCTGGACTCGAAGAACGGCGAGTCCGTGATGCAGCTCTTGTCCGAGCTGCACCAGGGGGGCGCCACGCTCATCATGGTGACGCACGATCCCGCCCAGGCGCGGCTCGGCACGCGCGTGGTGAGCCTGTTCGACGGTCGCGTCGTGCAGGACGAGCGCCTGCGCTGA
- the hisF gene encoding imidazole glycerol phosphate synthase subunit HisF produces MLTRRLIVCLDMKGGRVVKGVQFEGLRDVGDPVALALRYEAEGADEITFLDISASAEERETLWDVVQRTAERLFIPLTVGGGVRTVDDVGRALRAGADKVSINSAAVTNPELLTACADRFGAQCVVASIDARREADRWRVYTRGGRTPTDLDAVAWARECVKRGAGEVLLTSIDRDGARSGYDLELTRAVAEAVDVPVIASGGAGNAEHVRDALTEGRADAALVAGILHDGLTTVGAIKTLLQGSGLRIRSVA; encoded by the coding sequence ATGCTGACGCGGCGGCTCATCGTCTGCCTGGACATGAAGGGCGGCCGGGTAGTCAAGGGCGTCCAGTTCGAAGGCCTGCGCGACGTGGGAGACCCCGTGGCCCTGGCCCTGCGCTACGAGGCCGAGGGCGCAGACGAGATCACCTTCCTGGACATCTCCGCCAGCGCCGAGGAGCGCGAGACGCTGTGGGACGTCGTCCAGCGCACCGCCGAGCGCCTCTTCATCCCCCTCACCGTGGGCGGCGGAGTGCGCACCGTGGACGACGTGGGCCGCGCGCTGCGGGCCGGCGCGGACAAGGTGAGCATCAACTCGGCGGCGGTGACGAACCCCGAGCTGCTCACCGCCTGCGCGGATCGCTTCGGCGCCCAGTGCGTGGTGGCCAGCATCGACGCCCGGCGCGAGGCGGACCGGTGGCGCGTCTACACCCGAGGCGGCAGGACGCCCACGGACCTGGACGCCGTCGCCTGGGCTCGCGAGTGTGTGAAACGTGGCGCGGGCGAGGTCCTCCTCACGAGCATCGATCGCGATGGGGCCCGTTCGGGGTATGACCTGGAGCTGACGCGGGCCGTCGCCGAGGCGGTGGACGTCCCGGTCATCGCCTCGGGTGGAGCGGGGAACGCGGAGCACGTCCGGGACGCGCTCACGGAGGGCCGGGCGGACGCGGCGCTGGTGGCGGGCATCCTCCACGACGGCCTCACCACTGTCGGGGCGATCAAGACGCTGCTCCAGGGGAGCGGCTTGAGGATCAGGAGCGTCGCATGA